The Bombyx mori chromosome 16, ASM3026992v2 region AATAGTTTAAAATCGTATGCATGAGTTAAAGCTCAATAACGAAATTTTGAGGTAAAcgtgtttctttttaattttctaaatacaaACATATTTGGAGTGCTACAGAATGAATAGAAAGAATGctacttcactacatagtataaaacaaagtcgctttctctgtccctatatccctatgtatgcttaaatctttaaaactacaccacagattttgatgcggtttttttaatagatagagtgattgaagaggaaggtttatatgtataataagatccattaaatagtggagaaatcaataataaattacagtttccgaagcgaagcgagggcgggtcgctagtattttcatatttaaagcGTAAATCACAGCGGGGCgtagcccactgagtctctcgccggattttctcagtcggtcgcgtttccgaacctgtggtagattccgcgaagcactgctcttgctagggccaatgttagcaacactcccggtttgagccccgtgagttcacctacacgtcaaggagaagctgaaatagcctctcaaggctatcagcataggtagggaaaaaaaaagaaaaaaaaaagctggccGTGACCCGGTTTCCCTAGTTTAACTAACTTAATGCAAATCGAGTTTTTTTTCTGACTAGTTACAAAGTAACACGGTTGGTTGTACAAAGTAGAAGTACTATGACAAAAACAGTGGCTTACAAAACAAATTTCCAAAAAAACTGAATAGATAATCGGACAAAGTATCGTGTTGTACTGTTGCAGAAATAACATCGGAGATTTTCTTTGGAATAAAACATATAACGTTTAATTTGCCTttaaagacaaaaataaaacatcaattTAAAGCTGTAATTTCACTCAAAATCAAGCTACATGTAAATTTAAGTCGTAAAGCTCCGATCTAACGAGCTATAAATTACAAGTTAGCTTCAAGAGCTGTTACCGGAGTAAGAAATGTAACAACATTATGCAGATTGATGAAAATCTCATGAATAAAAACTAACGATTTGTAAACGCCATAAAATGGACACTCAGCGTCTGTATATAAATGGAAAGTCGAGGAGATGGACCGTTGTCTGGCCTTCGCTATGTCCTCGTAGGGCTGTCACtggtttataaatttaaatttaaaaatttactacCTTAACGTCCATTTTTGTTTCATAGTTAACTCAATCAAAACTAGATTCATATTAGgcaaaacatattaaaatttaaaacatagaCTAGACTATTGTGATTAGTAGAGTTTGTGTACaaacttcaaaaaaatatatatcatattttGTGGTTTTGTGACCAAGCTGATGAACAACTACTTGTGGAgcaaaattatattcatttcaTAAATCTGTATGAAAAACCATAGCAAATAAAACCGGATATTTTACTGTTACAACCCTCGTACTGCGTGCGTCATACAAGATGACGGATGGAGGAAATGGGATGGGGAGGCTGCAACAGGGCGCTGCTAATTGACACATACGTTTTATTATTGACTCACCCAATTAAGGGTGATCTAATTTAGTAGACAATAACGATATAAAAATACCATTTGTTCATTTAATGGATTTATGATTAAACTAGAACAGTGTTTCTATTGATGATTATCCATAATAGACgggtattaagatttttttattgcttaatttggTGAAGTGGTTTTACGGTTCGCCAACTGATATCTgttagttaccggagcccatagaaatgaGATTTCAATTGATGTGTATAGCCACGCCAATGCTTTAGGCTCTCCATGACTATCtaacgatagaaataggcaacgTGGCGGTATAACTAGTGCGCGCTTGCAATTTGGCATCAGCGAAGTTTTCTGACCAAATATAGAGCATGTcaacatttttaaatgtaagAGAATTCCTcgaactaaaattataatctcCTTTGTTGTTTAGAACATGAAAACAATCTTCGAAGACTCGTTTGATATTAAAACGTTACGAAAATTTTCACATTTTATTCTTTGTGTAGCTTTAGCTCAAACGAATAGCCTCCGGTCATATCCGAAAACTGAATAACACATGGAGAAGTTACATTTAATAAGGACTGGACTCGTACTTCCCATAACTTCGTAATGGCAGCAGGAAAACTTAGTTTGTTTAGGCCTTTAATCAAGAATGTTCAGTTTGTTCTAACACTACGAATGAGTGAAATAATTGAAAGACTAAGGAAGTCGTAGGgctttaatgtttaattatagTTCAATTTTGTGTTTCAAAATAGCACTAGAttaaaaattactaatttttttttaacttattctTATTGAAGTTACTTTATTTatgttctattttttatttgatagttGGTACTTCTAATGTGTGTATTGACGGATATATTTAAgtcgatatattttaaaatcgcAAGAGATCAGCTCTGTCACACATTCCATACCTAACTTCATTGATTTCTAACACGATCCATATGCATTAACGTGCGCATTTATACCATATAttcaaactatattttttactatatacTCACTTACAGGACGGCCCATTTGACTGGAATGAAACTGACATTCTGACACACGGGTTCAGTGGGTTAAGCCTTCACAGGGCCGACAGTCTCAACCAAAGGCCATTGGGTTTGAAACGGACAAGCAGTAAAAGCAGTGCTTACAGCGTACGGAACGCGAGAAAGGATGCACAAAAACCGGTAACACAAATCGAAAGGGCCCCGGCCATCCCTGATGCCGGTTTTGGTACGTTAGAGATACGGCTGGCATACGAAAACGCTACATCCTCGTTAGCGGTCACGGTGCTAAGAGCCAGAGGGCTAATTGGCATGGACATGACAGGGTTGTCCGATCCGTTCTGTAGATTAGAGATTTTGCCAAAAGGTAAGAAAGAGATCTACTAAAACTATTCGGTTTTCGCAGGTcttaaagataaattaaaaccacttttacatATCAATCTTGCGGTCGTCCGTAACTAAGATTAATaaccgtaaaagttgttttaattggaCAAGAAGACTATATTCATTGAATTTCACTATTTTAGGGTTGGCtgtaatgtaaaaattaaattctcgTTTGCAGAAGGCACATATTCGAATAGACTTAGAACGAAAACCGTTCATAAAACGAAAAATCCTGAATTCAATGAAACCCTACATTTCTTTGGAATCACTGAATCGGACCTTTCGGTTAAATCTTTGGAGATCGTTTTATTTGACGACGACAGGTTCGTATCCGAATTAGTTTCATTTGGTtgcatattatttacatttactggtggtagggcctcttgtgagtccgcacgggtaggtaccaccgccccgcctatttctgccgtgaagcagtaatgcgtatcggtttgaagggcggggcagccgttgtaactatactgagaccttagaacttatatctcaaggtgggtgacgcatttacgttgtaaatgtctatgggctccagtgaccacttaacaccaggtgggctgtgagctcgtccacccatctaagcaataaattttttttaataaaataccggAGTCCAGTCCAGCACTGAAATCAGGTCCTTTACACAGTGTTCCATAAACGCTACTCCATTTCTATCTTTAAACGAGGTTTCAAAAGAAATTCATATtgagaactagcgacccgccctcgcttcgcttcggaaactgtaatttattattgatttctccactatttaatggatattaatatacatataaacctccCTCTTCAaacactctatctattaaaaaaaaacgcatcaaaatccgttgcgtagttttaaagatttaagcatacacagggacggacagatatagggacagagaaagcgactttgttttatactatgtagtgattttaaatttgaacttccaccaatttattttcagatatGGTTGCGACGAAATGGGCTCGGCGACAGTCTCTTTAAGGGAATGCGCCAAATCACCTACGCAATTACGTCTCGCTTTATCGGGCGCGTCAGGATGTGAACCGACCGGCCCGCGTATTCTGTTAGCCCTCTGTTATAGTACAAAAAAGAGGGCCCTCATTGTAACGATTTGCAGAGCCGCCGAACTACCTTCGCAGGATAGCAATGGGTACTCCGATCCGTTTGTTAAGCTGTAAGTGTTTATTTCGATTTATAAACAACTTCTGTACACATTTAAATCATTTTTGTGGTATTTAGATACTTGTTTTAGTGAAACATTTACGTTTCAGTGGaaaggaaagtaaaaaaaaattgcgaataGAGAAAGTTTATGGATACATTATACTTGTAACATGGAagtatatgttacggtaaatgtacacTCTTCAGAAATGTACACATTTaccggtaaatgtgcacattttaATCTAATGTACTAGcgaacccggcgaactttgttccgccttagaggcaataaatgagctgacatttgattttatcaaggtatttttttttatttgggtaattaatgtaaattaaaaaagcaagtattttaattgttctttattggccatgtattttagttgttattattatattttcttgttcttcttcagtcctttcactcgcaaagtttcgaatcctagttgcattacggttTCGTCGGAAAAGATTTGATTGTGTTGGTCGCGGCATGTCTTTgttaatgattacctatctcggcacaataacctaatagaaactcgaaataaacacatcaaccggtcaacttcaaaattctactaatactaattaaccataaactacattacgtttagctgtcagttgcgttttgttattccatatcagttgcgttttgctATACCACATTTTATGTCACATCCCACAGAAAcctgataaaaagtatcctatgtccttctcctgatcCTAAGCTACATCCCCACCAATTTCCGTCCAAATCatttcagccgttcttgagttataaatagtgtaactaacacgactttattttatttatatagatatgtaGGTACATTTCCCAGCAAATGTGTACTCTTACCTTCACGTTTTAAGAAATGttggaatacaaataaattgaaaatgttgttacagtaaaaaaatatttatttaaataaacataatacaaaaggctttaataacgaaaattattttaataaaaaaatgtaaatgacaaacaaaacatacttttctttgcatattatataatacgtcgtaggttaggttaggttaggttgcagtGATGCGCACCACATTAGTAGGACTTGCGATTTCGTATTTTGTATGCCCTgctcacatttaccaaaacgacatggtcattgtgaattcaatgtacatttcccttctttgaaattgtaaatgttagttGAATGCACATTACCCAAACGAGGAGGCAAAAATGCACGTTTATCggaaaatgtgtacatttgccgcaatatctacttttaccgtaacatatacaATAAAGAAACTACGTTGTTTCAACCGACTAGAGTagtgaaattataaataaacctGCAAAATATGCCATAGACaatgttagtaatttttttcatttttcctaTCTACTTTTCTTTCAGACATCTTGATCCAGACCCATatcataaaaaacacaaaacttCAATCAAATGGCGCAATTTGAATCCAGTTTGGAATGAAGAATTTCTTTTCGAAACACGACCCACCGAACTTTCGCGCCAAAACTTAACGTTGACCGTTTGGGATAAAGATTATGGAAAACCAAACGATTTCCTGGGGAGCCTTATATTGGGAGCGAGCAGTAAAGGCAGAAGATTAAAACACTGGATGGACTGTATCAAATACCCCGATCACAGACACGAACAATGGCATTCTTTGACGGACACCCAACATCTTTAGATAGACAATTCTAAGCATAATATACTAGCAAAATATGTACGTTTTGAACGAAAATATAACAATGACTATAAAAAGCTAATATTATTGCTATTTTTAGGAATTTAGATTTAATCGCCTGgataaattttatgtatatagatataaaaattattttcatatgGCACTGttaatttacaattatattttgttattctttaTTCAATTAAAGTACCACTAAAAACACAGCTCCCTATGCGAAATAGATatataagtaaatttatttagaGTTGAGATGCTTATGTAATACGTTTAATTTAGTcggcttttaattaaattgttaagAGTATCTGTTTCCCCGTCATTTAACTAACTCTTACGCATCAAATGGTAAAAAAGATAACTACgctgaaaaaaagaaaataaagcaaACCTTAAATTATAAAACCTctgattaaataaatacctactatTATTTCTGTTGTTGTTGCTATAGAGGGTAGATATTTAATAATAGAAAAGGGTTACCCTTACTTAGTTACAGAAAAATTATGAGCTTTCGAATTTTAAAATCGCTTCGAATAGTTATGATtcgcaattttttattaaaatataaagggtacgtaaaaaaatgaaaattctcAACAAAAACCACCCTTTAATTCGATCCTCAAGCAAGCCGAAACCGCAATGTTAAGGAACAAGGTCGATGCCGCCGGCGTTTCTTTGAtagaaattacaataattatttccaAATATCAAATCCATGGGGAATTGTTTGCGaagataccatcatctcgtttttaccatcgcatcgcccgccgccgcagtagagttcatccatactacctgaagccactgaGTTCATCCAAAGTGTGTTTTCAGAGATCTGTTCTGCCACGTagcatccggctttggaatgagctcccctccacggtgtttctcgagcgctatgacatgtccttcttcaaacgaggcttgtggacagTATTACTCTGTAGGcaacggtttggctctgcccctgctattgctgacgtccataagcgacggtagccactcaccattaggtgggccgtatgctagtctgctaACACGGGCagtaagaaaaatataaaaaatggtaaaatattacgaaaatttagttttttgatTACTATCAAATGTCTTCTTTTTCTAACAACGCTTTCATGGTTactttactttttaaaatttaaggGAAAGTGTAACTGTCTCTTCCGTATCTTATGACTTAATTGTTATGTGTATCGATGCATATTTTTGTACCTAATATTGAATATTGAATGTGTAACCTAACTACATATAATAAACTGTGCCAAATAATTCCAAAGTATTTTGAGATGTATACGATCGTacctatttcataaaaaaaaaacattgctatTGTCTATTAATGTTAAATgttgatgaaaataaaataactatatgccaatatgaatatttatttctgAAAAGACATAAACATAAATACACAACCACTTGATTGTGATTCATAAAGTTTGTGGTCGTAAGGATTACGAAACTTGTGCATTGTGATGACTGTTCTTATATGTGATCATGTGCTTTAGAAATTATTGTTCtttcactataaaaaaaaagttatttacgGACTAACGTCGCTCGTCAATACTGCCAAGGTTAGCCGTGGCCGATCCCTCGTTTGAAGGTCAGACCCGGGCTTTTAGACGGTTCTGCCATTACTTAACCAACGCGCCTAAGTCCAACGTTGTCCAACTGacccaaaataataaaataattcgatAAATAACTAATTCCCATTCTTAAgtttatagtacaacagcttTAATTGGGTCATTTCAGCTACACGAACGATTAGCGTATCTTCTCTGGGAGAGGTTTTCCTTGGCCGAGCCTttctaaaaacattttcaacattcccatgtattttataattgtcaATTGCATTAAAAACATTCATAACAGAACAATACAAATGCTCAGCTATTCTTCTGTACGCCCATTTATgatctttaaataaattaacaattatttgCCTAGTTGACGCGtcacaacttttatttttgtccattgtgaaaaattcaaaatcaattaaattttgaattgccgccaaaAAGCCAAAAAAGAAACGCTGTTCTCCAATTTCAAAACACGAACGAGTTAAGGTTGCTTTTCTAAAATGTTTCTAATTAGGCGGCCAAGCAGCCAGTAACAGAAAATAAACTCCTAAATGTGTAAGACTCATTTTGTAACTAAAAGTAagatatgtttaatattttatgtatttaatgagCTTTTTTTTGAGTGGCTATGTATATTATTGCAcgattattaattattgaatatgtatattttttacgaaCATTTGTTCGTTGAAGTTCCACTTTCTTTATTCATAAGAAATGTTTCTAATTAGATGACCATCACTGTATATGAAGGTGTATGATACAAATATAACAAATGTATTCTAGATATACATACTTTCACAAATTTACTGAGGAAAATgcttaatcaatttgaaaaaaccaAATTGGACTAAAAAGTCTAGTTAACAGTAGCCGTAAACAAATTGAAGAAAAAATTACACGATTTTTGCTTTCAAGGTTCAAGTTTTTGATTTGACACTTTTTGACGTGAATGGTCTAAGTTTTTGAAAATGTAAATTGCTAAATGGAGGTATTTTCAACAAAAACCGTTTGATGTATTACAGTTATGTATTGATTTCGACATTGTAAAACATGGCATTTCTATGTCCAGTCAGGATCAGAAGGggaaagaagaagaaatgtGAGTACCTCACCCGAAACTCCGTGAGAACTTTACATGTCAATGACCTCAGACTCCCGGACTttctacaaaattaaaataataaaaaaactagtatTTTTAACGTACTAACAACCTGTCTTACTAAATTGGGTCTTGAGAAAAAAATTACAGACTGGGTCCAAAacatgaaaaattaaaacaggttTTTGACAGAGTGGATTCTATGATAGCtatttgaagaaaataaaaaactcactaGTGTTTAAGAAAATCCCATATATTTTGAAGACGAAAATAAACTACTGTCTTCACTATTTCAGCAAGTTCTGGAGACTCTGACAAAGACCTCTCCAGGCCCAGTTCAGGACTGAGTCCTGGGATGGGCCGCATCACAGGATCAGCAAGCATAGAAACATTAGTGAGAGTTGGCATTGAGAAGGAACATGGCCTCAGTCCTGATTCGAAGATGGTGGTGCTCCATGATTTCACACCATGTGTGGATGACGAGTTAGAGGTTTTTATTCTgccttttatataatattaatatatataaagtaGTTTTGGAAAACATTTTCCaattatcataaaattaaacaattaagcAAAACTGTAATGATTCAATTGCTTTGGTTTTGAACCTGGTTGTTATGGATAATTTTTCTTTGATTACTGAAAAATCAGCACTTTGTCTTCTATAATTTCAACTTGAAGATAATAATCTCTTTTAGAtatcataaaaattattatttctgaccttcatgtacttaatgtaaaaaatattttttgcaaaaaattaATTGATATGAAATTACTTGTAATAGGCATGATGACAGTAGTCAAGTATCGCCAAAATATTAACTGATCTAATGAAACAGGATTCACGGattttgaaaattgtatttattctcATATTAATGACGAGATTGatgatttatttgttaaaataaatctacaaaATACAACAATCAGCCATGATAGCTTAAACACCAATCAGAGTGAATTACGTCACAACTTAATAAACGTCATCTTGTTTCGTTTGAGCTTGCTCGCGATCACTGCAatcttaacaaaaaaactattgttttcGCATTACCTGTcgctaaaatacattttataatcgTTGTTTATCATTTCCACAAAATACATCAGCCATGGAACAAGGATTTAACAAGGCAAATTCCGCTAATTTGCCTAGAGTTGATTCATTGATGGTCGGAGAGTTCCTAGCTTCAAATAAAGACTTCTGTTCAGCAGAATTTAGAAGCATCAAAACTTCTATGTAAGTACATTAAATCTTCATAACTTAATCACTATTTTTAGCGTTTAAAATGTCTACCTACATAGGTATATGTGCCGTTTGGGTATTAGGTTTAGGTTATgttataaaatgtattgtttttattatgttataaaaaaatagttttaaacaacTATACCATATTATATGATATTGCTTACATataaatttctttgttttagATCCTCAAGGCCATCTTATGGCGATGACGCTGTAAGTTATGTGCAGCTGAAACGCGAAGGAAGTCTGTGCACCGTCAAGGCAAAACTTTGCCCTGAGCATAAGGTCCACGCAAAATTGTACTTAGTAACACTTATAGTCGACGAAGAGGATGAAGTAGTGAAATCTGTGCAATGCCATGGCTGTGTTGCTTCGCAAGGAGGCTGCAAACATGCTGTAGCTTTTCTCATGTGGGTCCATCGCCGAAGTGAGGAGCCTTCCTGTACATCTGTGGAGTGCTACTGGAGAAAATCAAAGCTATCAGGTGTTGGTaccacaataaaatatataacttctAAACAATTATATAATGGCAAACCAAGCTTACCATCAAATAGTGGTGTGTTTACAAAATTTATAGAAGAAGGGAAGAAACGTAAGCTTAGTGACTGTGAGGTACTTAAGTATCAAGCAGACTATTTTCCTGATACATTAGAAAGATTATCAATGCATAAACTGGTACAGAAATACAAAGAAAAATCCTGTGAcaccttttttgaaaaagttGTGTTAACTAATGAAGATATTATAAAAGTTGAGGAAGCAACTAGAGAACAACATAAAAGCTCGCTTTGGTATGAATTGAGGTATGGCAGAGTGACAGCTTCACGAGCTTTTGAATTCAGTAGGTGCAAAACCACTGATGGCACCTTGATTTCATTGATAATGGGAGGGAAAATTCCAGATACATGGGCTATGAAACGCGGTAGAATGTTGGAGAATGAAGTGAGGCAAACAGTAAGCAGCATACtgggaaaaaaaataaaaaaatgtgggcTAATGCTTTGTAAAAAATATCCAATTATAGCAGCATCACCTGATGGGATCTGTGATgacaatataattgaaattaagtGCCCAACGAGTGAAAAgacatataaaaattatgttattaatgGGAAACCcacaaaaaaatactatgtGCAGATGCAGCTACAAATGCTTTTGACAGGCTGTAAAAATGGTTATTATTGTGTAGCTGAttacaaatataatgaaaataaaaatgttgataTAATAGAGGTGAAATTTAATGAACAATATGTATCTGATTTTgtcaaagtgttaatttctttaTGGAAAGATAACATGTATCCTATCTTATGTCAGAGTGCAATTTAATTATTggtactttaaaataaaacagctttaaattaatctatagttttatttaatcaaagaatcttgtaaattaattaaaccacAGGCAATGGTAATAACATCATCAAGTACTTTGATAAGATTGTGATTTAGACATGCATGTGGCTTTAACATGTTAAATTCTCTCAATCGCCGAATCACTCGCTCTACATGGATCCGCAAACTAGCAATTTGTTTGGTTTCCCTTGCTTCAGCTCTAGAAAGTTTTTCCCCTGTTGTAACACTTGGAGGCCTTACTAGTTGCACTCTCTCTCTGTGTAAATATTGCTCCACATGCTTAAAACCTCTGTCAGCCATCACACGCATGCCTGATTGCAAGCACTTTACAAAGTCACAAGATTCCACTAAACATGTGTCTGTGATTCGACCTCCAAAACCAGgtgaaatataattaactaAACCATTGGGAGTGCAGGATACAAGATACTTAATAGTATTGGCCTTTTTATATTCTGACCATGTCAGCGACTGATGCAAGGCCTTTGAAGGCTTTTGTACCTCTATTTCTAAGCAGTCTATGATACAACTGACATTATGATATTTATGCCTAAAAGCCATAGGTAAATTACTTTTTAtggaatgtttatttaaattaacaaggAAAGGACGCATGACACTTGCTAAtaaaggtatatttttaaaaaatattttgctagCATGACTTGGAGTCATTGTAAAGTCATCAGCAAGCTCTCTAAATGGgttatttaatctaattttcTTTAGACACATGAGTATATTGTTAGCAGGAATCTTTGTATGTTTTTCTATTAAGTCAATTAAGTAGTAACAGCTTTTAGGAACCCCAATGTAAGAACGCGGGCTCtttgttattttaaacaagGTACATTGCAGAATTTTAGATTCCTCCTGTTTTTTATCATCTTGTATCATCTCACTGCAGTCTGATATAGATTTCATTTGGAGAGATACTGTTGATGTTGATGATTCTCTGTGCATTACAGATGATGTAAAAGAAGTATCACTATCAGATTGATCTTCGGGGGGATATATTTGCCTTGAAGGTTTATGTAATTTGGATGTCCATGGCGATGTGAAATTTCCTCTTATAACTTTAAATGGTGACGTAGAAACAGAATGGGTATGAGGTTTCAAGGGTGATGTCAtctgattttttaatttattttctgtttgaaCGGCTTTACTTCTAAACTTGTGAGTAATAAATACTTGAATAGACTTATCAGCAGTTCTCGAGGCAATGTTTTCTGTTAAATTTTCTTCTTTGTTGTCATGCAaaactaaaaagtaaaaatagcaAATTATTAGACACAAATAAAATGCAGGACTTAAGAACATACCTAGGTAAATACAATCTGCACTTTTTTACAAACAATGAATCAAACAATGTTGACAAAGTATTTAgtagttattttataatttactttttccTTAAATGAATGTTTTAGTGGGTTAAAATATTAGATATATATATGACAACAGACAATTATTTTAATGGTTATTGTCTGTATTGATAAATTATggtaaatagtaaataaaattaatctttaatatattaaaatctaaACACATAAGTAGGTACCTGAACTGCTGGATGAAGCTTCTCCAAGCTCTAAATGTTTATTAGTAATGCTTTTTTTCtccaaacttttttcaaattcttCAATTAGTGCCAGTCTTTGTTTCTTGACAATGTACGGTCGTTCTTTCGTATTAGCTGTTCGTTTTCTTCTATCTATCTGGCATTCAAATTTTGTGGGAATACAGCCTGGTTTCATGCGAACTTGCGACACCGAACCCATTACATGATATTCCATATAATTGTCCATATCATGTGGTAACTGGAAAATGAATAAAGCATTCATTGAAACAAAGATTACTCGTTATTCAAGAAATATATTGTACTCACAGAAAATATTGATCTTATGAAATTTTAGACCTCAATTAAGGTCACGCAGTATTGTAAAATTTACGAaatatgtacaaacttacatcAAAATGATCTTCACAGAAATAAATTGAAGAATTTACACTTAAACCTTTTGGATCTCGCCGTGCAAGAGTCAACCATTTATATctcattgttttgttatttgggACGTAAACAAATAACTTTTTCGGGGTTTTTATAGATGTATTAGTGCACCGAGGGACCACACAACACTTATACACTTttgaattcatatttattacgcAAAATAACTTGATTTAATAAACAAGCATCTAATGTTTACTATTGACGTACTGAAGTTTATCGAGCTGTGACGTAATGACAGACGCCATGACACTGAACAGCGTTTTTGCGCGAAATagaaactttaaatttaaatttcattttattgcatgaaaacctttattttctgcagaaatatgatatatttttgatttaatagaTACTTCTGAATATCATAGAATAGATTTTGAAAATTAGTCATCATGCCTATTTTGTCACTCAAATCTATCCACTATTTTAGAAGAAAGTGCGTTGTAGCTGTTTCACCAATTTCCATACTTTATCTAaatttatatcaataaatattcatacataaatataaacattCATATCCAGTCAGATCCACAGATAGCTACATACCAATTTAtatcgcggat contains the following coding sequences:
- the LOC101746202 gene encoding rabphilin-3A, with the translated sequence MNIQNKANKYVCPNDRQLSLRAKLRTGWSAARSEPPLTPSEREAIAAVVKRAEKVDEVEAKRIGRLVARLEGMRRSARGPAPRTCLLCGETARLLSPLRTCAVCRNTACSKCVIDTPPHRSPLYSREPYMCNLCAETREMWKKSGAWFYKSVPKYTLPERKTTRRYAETELSRTLQEAGNSSNEGKTDSEPGSPLSIHAPSFSRQPSNTESRKSVPSPHDGPFDWNETDILTHGFSGLSLHRADSLNQRPLGLKRTSSKSSAYSVRNARKDAQKPVTQIERAPAIPDAGFGTLEIRLAYENATSSLAVTVLRARGLIGMDMTGLSDPFCRLEILPKEGTYSNRLRTKTVHKTKNPEFNETLHFFGITESDLSVKSLEIVLFDDDRYGCDEMGSATVSLRECAKSPTQLRLALSGASGCEPTGPRILLALCYSTKKRALIVTICRAAELPSQDSNGYSDPFVKLHLDPDPYHKKHKTSIKWRNLNPVWNEEFLFETRPTELSRQNLTLTVWDKDYGKPNDFLGSLILGASSKGRRLKHWMDCIKYPDHRHEQWHSLTDTQHL
- the LOC119629683 gene encoding uncharacterized protein LOC119629683 yields the protein MNSKVYKCCVVPRCTNTSIKTPKKLFVYVPNNKTMRYKWLTLARRDPKGLSVNSSIYFCEDHFDLPHDMDNYMEYHVMGSVSQVRMKPGCIPTKFECQIDRRKRTANTKERPYIVKKQRLALIEEFEKSLEKKSITNKHLELGEASSSSSVLHDNKEENLTENIASRTADKSIQVFITHKFRSKAVQTENKLKNQMTSPLKPHTHSVSTSPFKVIRGNFTSPWTSKLHKPSRQIYPPEDQSDSDTSFTSSVMHRESSTSTVSLQMKSISDCSEMIQDDKKQEESKILQCTLFKITKSPRSYIGVPKSCYYLIDLIEKHTKIPANNILMCLKKIRLNNPFRELADDFTMTPSHASKIFFKNIPLLASVMRPFLVNLNKHSIKSNLPMAFRHKYHNVSCIIDCLEIEVQKPSKALHQSLTWSEYKKANTIKYLVSCTPNGLVNYISPGFGGRITDTCLVESCDFVKCLQSGMRVMADRGFKHVEQYLHRERVQLVRPPSVTTGEKLSRAEARETKQIASLRIHVERVIRRLREFNMLKPHACLNHNLIKVLDDVITIACGLINLQDSLIK
- the LOC119629684 gene encoding uncharacterized protein LOC119629684, which produces MEQGFNKANSANLPRVDSLMVGEFLASNKDFCSAEFRSIKTSISSRPSYGDDAVSYVQLKREGSLCTVKAKLCPEHKVHAKLYLVTLIVDEEDEVVKSVQCHGCVASQGGCKHAVAFLMWVHRRSEEPSCTSVECYWRKSKLSGVGTTIKYITSKQLYNGKPSLPSNSGVFTKFIEEGKKRKLSDCEVLKYQADYFPDTLERLSMHKLVQKYKEKSCDTFFEKVVLTNEDIIKVEEATREQHKSSLWYELRYGRVTASRAFEFSRCKTTDGTLISLIMGGKIPDTWAMKRGRMLENEVRQTVSSILGKKIKKCGLMLCKKYPIIAASPDGICDDNIIEIKCPTSEKTYKNYVINGKPTKKYYVQMQLQMLLTGCKNGYYCVADYKYNENKNVDIIEVKFNEQYVSDFVKVLISLWKDNMYPILCQSAI